In a single window of the uncultured Pseudodesulfovibrio sp. genome:
- a CDS encoding MFS transporter → MFQFAHDDRTAGLYTITVSQFALVFMLSAVAVAVPALGREFGASASQLGLVESGYISAVAMLLFPVTRLSDKIGRGATFAAGMALFTIMSVILPVCHTINQFIVLRVFQGGGGAMMVSTGLAIIADLYPGSGRARAMGIAGAGVYLGLSAGPWLGGIIVTHFGWRWIFYGGAIPCAIGLFLSLKTLPVKPVLSKGVRFDFGGALFIALGMILLSQGGSHLDGVGGVIMLVCGVFFLLCFVFWEGRAKAPLLSLALFSGNPAFSLGSAAQFISYAAIYGITFLLSLYLQIAQGMTASEAGFILMVQPVMQVIFSVVSGKWCERWSPHLVATAGMGVATVGLGAAIFLGAAPSLLFTAVILALCGAGSAMFATANMAVIMGAVNRENYGVASAVVAAMRTTGMTVSLVFISGVFAVIIGPVALTHDNAGVFITAMKLAFIALTVFSALGVLMSAKGRLETRKEAVAGKGGKDA, encoded by the coding sequence ATGTTTCAATTCGCACACGATGACCGGACCGCCGGTCTGTACACCATAACCGTCTCCCAGTTCGCCCTGGTCTTCATGCTGTCGGCCGTGGCCGTGGCCGTGCCCGCCCTGGGCCGGGAGTTCGGGGCCAGCGCCTCACAGCTCGGGCTGGTCGAGTCGGGATACATCTCGGCCGTGGCCATGCTGCTGTTTCCGGTCACCCGTCTGTCCGACAAGATCGGGCGCGGCGCAACGTTCGCTGCGGGAATGGCCCTGTTCACGATCATGAGCGTGATCCTGCCGGTTTGCCACACCATCAATCAGTTCATTGTCCTGCGCGTGTTCCAGGGCGGCGGCGGGGCCATGATGGTCTCCACCGGCCTGGCCATCATCGCGGATCTCTATCCCGGATCGGGCCGGGCCCGGGCCATGGGCATCGCCGGGGCCGGGGTCTACCTCGGCCTGTCCGCTGGGCCGTGGCTGGGCGGGATCATCGTCACCCATTTCGGCTGGCGCTGGATCTTCTACGGCGGGGCCATCCCCTGCGCCATCGGGCTGTTTCTGTCCCTGAAGACGCTGCCGGTCAAACCGGTGCTGAGCAAGGGCGTGCGCTTCGACTTCGGCGGCGCGTTGTTCATCGCGCTGGGCATGATCCTGCTCTCCCAGGGCGGCTCGCATCTGGACGGCGTGGGCGGCGTGATCATGCTTGTCTGCGGCGTCTTCTTCCTGCTCTGCTTCGTCTTCTGGGAAGGTCGGGCCAAGGCTCCGCTGCTCAGTCTGGCCCTGTTCAGCGGCAACCCGGCATTCTCCCTGGGGTCGGCCGCCCAGTTCATCAGCTACGCGGCCATCTATGGGATCACGTTCCTGCTCTCCCTGTACCTTCAGATAGCGCAGGGCATGACCGCCAGCGAGGCCGGGTTCATCCTCATGGTCCAGCCGGTCATGCAGGTTATTTTTTCCGTGGTCAGCGGCAAGTGGTGCGAGCGCTGGTCGCCGCATCTGGTGGCCACCGCCGGCATGGGTGTGGCCACTGTGGGCCTGGGCGCCGCCATCTTCCTGGGCGCGGCCCCGTCCCTGCTGTTCACGGCCGTTATCCTGGCCCTGTGCGGCGCGGGGTCGGCCATGTTCGCCACGGCCAACATGGCCGTCATCATGGGGGCTGTGAACCGCGAGAACTACGGCGTGGCCTCGGCCGTGGTCGCGGCCATGCGGACAACGGGCATGACCGTTTCCCTGGTCTTCATCAGCGGCGTGTTCGCGGTCATCATCGGGCCTGTGGCCCTGACCCACGACAACGCGGGCGTGTTCATCACGGCCATGAAGCTGGCCTTCATCGCCCTGACCGTGTTCAGCGCGCTGGGCGTGCTGATGTCCGCCAAGGGGCGGCTGGAAACGCGCAAGGAAGCGGTCGCCGGCAAGGGCGGCAAGGACGCCTGA
- a CDS encoding PocR ligand-binding domain-containing protein: protein MNRVELERKVAELRRELSRAESELSALGGGESSVEVGFLDLFDLDEIQAIQDAFSSAAGVASLITTPDGEPITRPSNFTRLCNDIIRKTEKGRCNCRQSDTLLGRFNPRGATIQPCLSSGLWDGGASISVDGRHIASWFVGQVRNEHVDKEATLAYAREIGADEVEFVRAFEEVPVMSLDRFKEVGRALFLLANQMSWIAYQNLMLGDHIREIQATNREVLTLRNYLSNIIDSMPSLLVGVDVEGRITHWNMRAEAATGMGQGEVKGRLLADVLPDLGMELSRVSSAIARGAPAIRERVPAEVDGERRYRDVSIYPLVANGVQGAVVRVDDITEKVRIEEMMIQSEKMVSVGGLAAGMAHEINNPLAAILGNARLLRKRLLEESPRNRRTAQECGVDLDGVMAYVRARSVNSMLDAVIESGERAGRVVTNMLGFSRKTDGAARNEDVTVILNKAVELVKSGHDLEHSYNFKDIVFDREFGDGSFLVRCDAGRLEQVFFNILNNGAQAMTFSMKETGREPRFVLRCNREENTVRVEIEDNGPGMTEEVRRRVFEPFFTTKAAGVGTGLGMSVSYFIVTEQLGGTMRAESGPGPGATFVIEIPASEE, encoded by the coding sequence TTGAACAGGGTAGAGCTTGAGCGGAAGGTGGCCGAACTTCGCCGTGAACTGTCCCGAGCCGAGAGCGAACTGTCCGCTCTGGGCGGGGGGGAGTCCTCCGTGGAGGTCGGTTTCCTGGATCTCTTCGACCTGGACGAGATACAGGCCATCCAGGACGCCTTTTCCTCGGCCGCAGGCGTGGCCTCCCTGATTACAACGCCCGATGGGGAGCCCATCACCAGGCCGAGCAATTTCACCAGGCTTTGCAATGACATCATCCGCAAGACCGAAAAGGGGCGGTGCAACTGCCGACAGTCCGACACGCTGCTGGGGCGGTTCAATCCCCGGGGAGCGACCATCCAGCCGTGCCTGAGCAGCGGCCTGTGGGACGGAGGGGCGTCCATCTCCGTGGACGGACGCCATATCGCCAGTTGGTTTGTCGGCCAGGTGCGCAACGAACACGTCGACAAGGAGGCCACCCTGGCCTACGCCCGGGAGATCGGGGCCGACGAGGTGGAGTTCGTCCGCGCCTTCGAAGAGGTCCCGGTCATGTCGCTGGACCGCTTCAAGGAGGTCGGCCGAGCCCTGTTCCTGCTGGCCAACCAGATGTCCTGGATCGCCTACCAGAACCTCATGCTGGGCGACCATATCAGGGAGATCCAGGCCACGAACAGGGAAGTCCTCACCCTGCGCAACTATCTTTCCAACATCATCGACTCCATGCCTTCGCTGCTGGTCGGCGTGGACGTCGAGGGGCGCATCACCCACTGGAACATGCGCGCAGAGGCGGCCACCGGCATGGGCCAGGGCGAGGTTAAGGGGAGACTCCTGGCCGATGTCCTGCCCGATCTGGGCATGGAGCTGAGCAGGGTCTCCTCTGCCATAGCCAGGGGGGCTCCGGCCATCCGCGAACGGGTACCCGCCGAGGTCGACGGGGAGCGCCGCTACCGCGACGTGTCGATCTATCCATTGGTGGCCAACGGGGTCCAGGGCGCAGTGGTCCGGGTGGACGACATCACCGAAAAGGTGCGTATCGAGGAGATGATGATCCAGTCCGAGAAGATGGTCTCCGTGGGCGGGCTGGCCGCGGGCATGGCCCACGAGATCAACAATCCTCTTGCGGCCATCCTGGGCAATGCCCGGTTGCTGCGCAAACGGCTTCTGGAGGAGTCTCCCCGCAACCGCCGGACGGCACAGGAGTGCGGCGTGGATCTGGACGGCGTCATGGCCTACGTGCGCGCCCGGAGCGTAAATTCCATGCTCGACGCGGTCATCGAATCGGGCGAGCGGGCGGGCCGGGTGGTCACCAACATGCTCGGATTTTCGCGCAAGACCGACGGCGCGGCCCGCAACGAGGACGTGACCGTCATCCTGAACAAGGCCGTGGAGTTGGTCAAAAGCGGGCACGACCTGGAGCACAGCTACAATTTCAAGGACATCGTCTTTGACCGGGAGTTCGGGGACGGTTCTTTTCTCGTCCGTTGCGACGCGGGCAGACTGGAGCAGGTCTTTTTCAATATACTGAACAACGGCGCCCAGGCCATGACCTTCTCCATGAAGGAGACGGGACGGGAGCCTCGTTTCGTTCTCCGATGCAACCGCGAGGAAAACACCGTTCGGGTGGAGATCGAGGACAACGGGCCGGGCATGACCGAAGAGGTTCGCCGTCGGGTTTTCGAGCCGTTCTTCACCACCAAGGCGGCGGGCGTGGGCACCGGGCTGGGCATGTCCGTGTCCTACTTCATCGTCACCGAGCAGTTGGGCGGGACCATGCGTGCGGAGTCCGGGCCCGGACCGGGCGCGACCTTCGTCATCGAGATTCCCGCGTCCGAAGAATAG